In Pseudorasbora parva isolate DD20220531a chromosome 20, ASM2467924v1, whole genome shotgun sequence, a single window of DNA contains:
- the LOC137049025 gene encoding uncharacterized protein encodes MSGKKNYSREMLDAALNAVKSGESVRSVSQKFGIPKSTLSDHKLGKSECGPHPNRALTLEEEESLVNYIVWMADHGFPLTRTIVKCLALEIIKESSRKTLVNLETGLSDNWWVRFKARHPDLTTRTPDSLDRARVLAATPEGIDNFFKLLVNIINLHSLQDKPHQLWNCDETGFGDKPKSREKVICQKGKRHIYRQQTTTREHITVHVAVSAAGESVPPFIIYPRCLPSVAYALGGPENSLYGYADKGYMTAELFLKWLDHFIKYAPPARPLVLIMDQHETHCGRQIIDVCRENQIDILLLPPHTTHMLQPLDISVFNPLKGVFSTLASRMGLVRGDMVVGKKHFSAVLKHAYEKAVTAANIKAGFRKAGIYPLSREAVDMTQIVKLIPSSSTAAAAPSSAVPSSTTAVASSSSAVPTSSTAAAAPSSAVPSSTTAVASSSSAVPTSSTAAAAPSSAVPSSTTAVASSSSAVPTSSTAAAAPSSAVPSSTTAVAFSSSAVPTCSPSPVCPTCHKSKKNYLVETGLIPQYLADILVTPTFGQKAEGIRRRVPLQARVITSDDYVAHLDNLEAKEKEKDEQKKKRKEEQEKNREAKRARQAKGVRRVAPVIDDGSYCSICKSTLPPGSNAEVDEWIQCDLCQLWFHMACVGADTVPDGEWLCHKCGVTI; translated from the exons ATGTCAGGGAAAAAGAATTACAGCAGGGAAATGCTAGACGCAGCATTAAATGCTGTAAAGTCAGGAGAAAGTGTGAGGAGTGTCTCTCAGAAATTTGGGATACCGAAGTCTACTCTGTCAGACCACAAGCTGGGGAAATCTGAATGTGGTCCTCATCCAAATAGGGCCCTTACCCTGGAGGAAGAAGAGTCGTTGGTAAATTATATCGTTTGGATGGCAGATCATGGTTTTCCACTAACCAGAACCATTGTCAAGTGTCTTGCCCTAGAAATAATTAAAGAGAGCAGCCGCAAGACTCTTGTCAACCTGGAGACGGGGTTGAGTGACAACTGGTGGGTCCGCTTCAAAGCTCGCCACCCAGACCTGACCACTCGGACACCGGACTCTCTTGATAGGGCCAGGGTCCTCGCTGCAACACCTGAGGGCATAGACAATTTTTTTAAGCTACTTGTAAATATAATCAACCTCCACAGTCTGCAAGACAAACCTCATCAGTTGTGGAACTGCGATGAGACGGGCTTCGGAGATAAGCCCAAGTCAAGGGAGAAGGTGATCTGCCAGAAGGGAAAGCGCCACATCTACCGGCAGCAGACGACCACCAGGGAGCACATCACGGTGCATGTAGCAGTTAGTGCAGCTGGTGAAAGTGTCCCTCCCTTCATTATATATCCCCGCTGCCTTCCAAGTGTGGCGTATGCCTTGGGTGGACCAGAAAATAGTCTTTACGGCTATGCTGACAAAGGCTACATGACGgcagagctgtttttgaaatGGTTGGACCATTTCATTAAATATGCCCCTCCTGCACGCCCTCTAGTCCTTATAATGGACCAGCACGAAACCCACTGTGGCCGTCAAATAATAGACGTCTGCAGGGAAAACCAAATTGACATTCTCCTCCTACCCCCCCACACAACTCACATGCTGCAGCCACTGGACATTAGTGTTTTCAACCCCCTGAAGGGAGTGTTCAGCACACTGGCCAGTCGCATGGGCCTGGTGAGAGGAGACATGGTGGTGGGCAAAAAGCACTTCTCTGCTGTGCTGAAACATGCCTATGAAAAGGCTGTCACTGCAGCCAACATCAAGGCAGGATTCCGGAAGGCAGGAATCTACCCTCTGTCAAGAGAAGCAGTGGACATGACACAG ATTGTAAAGCTCATACCCAGCTCCTCCACGGCAGCCGCTGCTCCCTCATCTGCTGTGCCCAGCTCCACCACAGCAGTGGCTTCTTCCTCCTCTGCTGTGCCCACCTCCTCCACGGCAGCCGCTGCTCCCTCATCTGCTGTGCCCAGCTCCACCACAGCAGTGGCTTCTTCCTCCTCTGCTGTGCCCACCTCCTCCACGGCAGCCGCTGCTCCCTCATCTGCTGTGCCCAGCTCCACCACAGCAGTGGCTTCTTCCTCCTCTGCTGTGCCCACCTCCTCCACGGCAGCCGCTGCTCCCTCATCTGCTGTGCCCAGCTCCACCACAGCAGTGGCTTTTTCCTCCTCTGCTGTGCCCACCTGCTCCCCTTCACCTGTCTGTCCTACTTGccacaaaagtaaaaaaaattacttggtGGAAACTGGCCTCATTCCACAATATTTAGCAGACATCCTGGTCACACCCACCTTTGGCCAGAAAGCGGAAGGGATACGGCGCCGGGTGCCACTGCAAGCCCGGGTCATTACAAGTGACGATTATGTGGCACATCTTGACAACCTGGAGgctaaagaaaaagaaaaagatgaaCAGAAGAAGAAAAGGAAGGAGGAACAGGAGAAGAATAGGGAAGCAAAAAGGGCTAGACAGGCTAAGGGAGTAAGAAGAGTAGCGCCTGTAATTGATGATGGCAGCTACTGTTCAATCTGCAAAAGCACCTTGCCACCAGGGTCCAATGCAGAGGTGGATGAGTGGATCCAGTGTGACCTCTGCCAGCTGTGGTTCCACATGGCGTGTGTGGGCGCAGACACTGTCCCCGACGGAGAGTGGCTGTGTCACAAGTGTGGTgtcactatataa